The genomic region AAAGCTTTGTTCCCTTAGACTGACCTGCTAAACccatctttttttttaaaagAGCTGCATAAAAGGCCATTCTAAGCTAAAGAACAAAGCTTTGGaataaagaaattccaaatcCGACACTTGGGTTCTATCCGAAGCCggaatttttctttattttgttATCACTGCTCCTAAGTACGGGCATTTGAATGGGCAGAGCTGCATTTTTCTGCGTAGATCTTTTCGAAATACCTAGATCGACAGATTGGACAtgcaatttttttctatgCACGACGCACAAAGAATGAAgattggaaagaaaaacaggaaacgaaaaaccaaaaaaaaaaaaagcaaagCACGTTTGATATTGCAATAACACAAGCGCAAGAATAACTCCAGCAGCAATGAAAAACGTTTGTAGATCTTTCGAGGAatgtttcttgtttctaTTTTTGTTCCGAGAAATCTTTACTtccgtttttttttgtggGCGACCGTACAACCTCAGTTGCCACGGTTGGCTGAAAGTGCGTCTTGCCAGGTTGAAAGGTTTGACTGAGCATTCAAAGTTGCAGACAGTTACACAGCAGGTGTCTTCACGATTCTGTGACATGGTTATTTGCCTCATAATAAGAGAAATTGTCCTGCTCTATCCATCACTGCAGCGGAAAGTACGTTCGTTTTGAGAAACGCAAttagaaaaaatgaaaatcCTAAAAGTTGTACGAAGTGTTCTAAGATCAAACTgatgtcatttttttcatacTGCAAACTTTCCTCTGCTGCAACCCCACTACTAGGTGTAAAATGTGCATACGTGGGGCTGCCCCACCACTAAAAGgatcaaaagaattttCGTTTGGTAATCGACAATTTTAACGAGTTACTTCATTGCAGTGGAAGCTCGAAGTAAATCTGAAACCGAGCCGGATGAAGGAAAAGGCATGATGTAACTCCTTATTTATTACctgttttgttttgtttctcaGTATATCAGCTTATGCAGAACTTCGACACGGTGTTTTGCgaagaaattgacaaaGGATTTTCTCTTAAAGTTAACCAGATCACAATAAGATCGACCCTACTGCGCaatcaaaatcagagaTTCTTTGTGTACGCACTGGTCTATTGGTTACCAGATGCGATGAAATGCTTCTTTGGAGATAAGCTTCCAGAACGAAGATTGTCAGTTAACTTACATCTGTAACATTTCCAACGCGTGTTTTCATTGCATGTTATCGGATTCGTTATCAATGCATTCAAACATATGCCACAGTCAAGTGTCAGCTTCTACAGGTTTGAGAGAACATTGTGAACGCATGGTCGTTTGCACCACAGTTTATAGAATTGTTCATGTCTACGTGTGTATAATGTCGGAAGGATTTCCTATTGGCCTCTGAAAACCAGTTTCACTTTCCGTTGATTTGTTTCTAAACGTTTTCCAGAAAAGAGACAAATAAAGGCTGAATTGCGATGCATGCCTGTTCTGGTATCTGATAGGGATCCATAAAAGCTGTGATAACTTGTTTCAAAGCACATTTGTAAAGCAATTTCCAGGCTCAAGACAAACGGTCCATCATTCGAACTTCAGCTCTATATAGTTTCATGGGATTGGGAAGAGGGTGTTTCTAGTGAATAGTTTAAGAGAGTACGAATCTGGAACAGTAACATCAAAACGGTAAGCTCGCCTGGAAATATACTACAGGCGGTTTCTTTACGATTCGTGAAACTGTCTACGAACTCAGCGTTTGGTGGCTGGTTgaacagaaaaaaacaCCGATAGCATAATAACTTAGTTGAAAATTGCTTTATCATCCTAACGAGTACCTGaaaatccaagaaaagTAGTAACAACCTCATCATTCCTTATTCCATTCGCAATCATACcattttgattttcaagaataaaaaatacaaaatgGACATGACGGCCCAAGACGAAAAACTGGTCCACGAGGAACAAGTATAACAATGTTCAATAGCACttatttccttttcctgCTAGTACCAAGTTCTCACATGAAGACCACAGAACAATGCTTTACTTTAATGATCGATCTTCTACCTAACATCCATTTTTAATGGTCGTCAGTGGCTGTTTGTCACATTATTCGATGGATCATGTGACTTGAATTAGGCAAGTGCTTCTTCAATCGTTGAATCAAATATTGATGAGGATAAGTGGACCGAGAACACTATGTAAATTGCCCATCTTAAGGAACTGTTGGTGAAGTATGGCCTCACCACCTCTTTTAACAAAATGTGTCTCAGTAGGTTGCCTCCACGTGTTACATTGTTAAAACTACTTTGGTACGTGATATACAACGACCTGCCTTAAACATAAAGATTACAATCCTGTGATGACAGATGTTTAATTaattgaaagagataaTACTTTCTATTCCCATTGAAAATTATCTTTATCGAGGATGTAAACACTACATCAAGAAGCAATTAAGGTGTGAGTACGAACCGAATGAATTGAAGTAACGGCACTTGTAAGACCTATTTTAAAAGTTGATCGAAAAAAGGAAGGCaaaccaaaaagaaaaatgattACCCCACGAGTAGTAGAATGGCATCATAACAAAGCCAATAAtacaacaaagaaagaagtggCTAGCACTCTGGTAGCACCGCCTTCAAATGTGGTTCCTGAACCATCTGTAGAAgattcagaagaagttgagTCCGGTGGTGCATCAGATGGAGTTGAAGTTTCTCCTCCATTTCCATTGTCATCTTGATCAGTTGTAGTGTCTGTAGAGGTGGTCGGTGGCTCAATGGTGGTTCTgccatcatcatcagtaGTGTTATCATCACCATTATCATCTGAAGTCTTATCATCATCGCCATCTGTTGTATTCGAGAAAGATAAAGGTGTTTGGACTAAGTAGATAGTCTTGATAGTCGGATAACCGTCTTCGCCGGTTTCAGTCAAGACGTCAGTGGAATAAGTAGTAGTGTAAGCACCAGTCCAGCCAGTGTATTGTGTAGTTTCAGTGGTAACGGTagtttcatcatcgtcatcatctGAGCCGTCTGGGGTCTGAACCAAGTAGATAGTCTTAACAGTAGCGATGCCATCATCACCAGTTTCAGTCGAAATATCAGTGGAGTAAGTAGTGGTATATGTACCAGTCCATCTGGTATATTCGGTGCTTTCAGTCGTTGTAGTAGTTTCAGCTCcaccatcatcatctgtGCCGTCTGGAGTCTGCACCTTGTAAATCGTCTTGACGGTAGCGATACCATCATCACCGGTTTCAGTTAGCACATCGGTAGAATAAGTGGTGGTGTACGTTCCAGTCCATACAGTATACTCTGTGGTTTCAGTGGTGGTCGTGGTTTCAGTGCCATCATCCCCGCCATCATCTGACGTGTCTGGGGTCTGCACCTTGTAAATGGTTTTA from Kluyveromyces lactis strain NRRL Y-1140 chromosome D complete sequence harbors:
- a CDS encoding uncharacterized protein (some similarities with uniprot|P39712 Saccharomyces cerevisiae YAL063C) — encoded protein: MLAKTLALLFLAVPTCVRAQSLEVPQVEPITTETTVFSRGPGQITTTYSTEVVTDDGTIPTVMTIYYVQIPYFDDDDYVTEETIVTTEYTAWTGTYTTTYSTEVLTLSGSPIPTVKTIYKVQTPDTSDDGGDDGTETTTTTETTEYTVWTGTYTTTYSTDVLTETGDDGIATVKTIYKVQTPDGTDDDGGAETTTTTESTEYTRWTGTYTTTYSTDISTETGDDGIATVKTIYLVQTPDGSDDDDDETTVTTETTQYTGWTGAYTTTYSTDVLTETGEDGYPTIKTIYLVQTPLSFSNTTDGDDDKTSDDNGDDNTTDDDGRTTIEPPTTSTDTTTDQDDNGNGGETSTPSDAPPDSTSSESSTDGSGTTFEGGATRVLATSFFVVLLALL
- a CDS encoding uncharacterized protein (no similarity) codes for the protein MRQITMSQNREDTCCVTVCNFECSVKPFNLARRTFSQPWQLRLYGRPQKKTEVKISRNKNRNKKHSSKDLQTFFIAAGVILALVLLQYQTCFAFFFFGFSFPVFLSNLHSLCVVHRKKLHVQSVDLGISKRSTQKNAALPIQMPVLRSSDNKIKKNSGFG